From the genome of Trypanosoma brucei brucei TREU927 chromosome 11 chr11_scaffold01 genomic scaffold, whole genome shotgun sequence:
AATATCTCTTCAGACGCTAATAGATGGGGAGGAGCACATGTAGAGCGGTATGGTAAACAGAACTCACCGGAGCGGATTAATAACAACGTTAAGTCGAcaaaataattatatatatatatatccttcaACTTTGTTTTTAACCGAGCATATTTCAGTCCGTTTGTTTCTTGGTTTAACAGCAGTTAGTTAccgatttttctttttaattttgctttgtttctgtCTCTCGCTAGAGTCCGTGCCCGTTTCAGGCAGAACAATCGAtgacaaataaaagggagctaagcacacgcacacgcacacgcacgcatgcacaagaaagaaaagctgAACAAGAATTGGCCATCAGCCACACTATAAACAAGTAAAACTTGCTTCTAACTACCACAACACCTTTGCATCCCCACAATAACTAAATAACAATGTCATGAGGGAATAAAATGATCCTTAACTCCCACACCATCGCCACAAGCGCACGCAGCGCATTaattctctcttccttcattCCTTTACTGGCCCAACTCCTTCAACTACGGTCCTGCACATGTACCTCTTTTCAACACTCCCATTCCCGCGTTGCTACTCTTCCtattgaattttttttctttcaacctcctctttttcatatatatatatatatatattctttcggTTTGTTTTTCAAGGCCTCTACTCCACCTCATTTTCCTCTCGGcagtctttttttgttttctatcTCTTCAGATTTCGTTGTAATTGTAAATACGCTTGGCTGACGTCTACGTACCGACCTTCAGTAGCACATgctcaaacacaaacacaaacaaagcaaaaatagGGTAAGTAAAGAACCACAACCGCCAACAACCATCGTCATGAGGGAGCTTCAACGTGGAATCAGAAGTATTAAAAGAATttagaaacgaaaaaaaattagaagggagtgagcaacaacaacaaaaagatagTAACAAACAGTTTAGAGAATACAAAATATCTCTTCTGTCCTTCACTTCAGTTTCCACACGTCACCATAAGCACTCATATCTCTcaccctttctttctccttgtgtctcttcccctcccttcttccATTCTATCGCTTATTCCACCTCTGATGTTACTGTCACATTCTAGTGTGATCACACTTCTAAATGTTTCTTAATATTTACCCCCTTATATACACCTTTCTCTCCCTAAATCTCTCTCACTCTCTATcactcacaaacacacacaagctTTTATTCATCATCAAGTGTGATCGCTGGCCTCAAGCACACTGGCGTAATATGTGATGAAAATGCAACCCCTCAATGACATTACGAGTACTTATCCACCATGGCGAAGACAATAGCAATGAGATAAATAACAATCAATGCAATTTCAATGCAAATATGAATGTAAGAGTCCCGTTCAAGGCGACCCACCTCTCGCCACAAGCTGGTCGCATCAACAAAATAAGTACCACACCACATGCGCCATAATGAGTAAAGTAATGCCACCAAAATGCTAACGCCCATTGGGATATTAGTCAAAAGAAATGTGGCATGTAAAAACTGAATGAAACGCAGTCCAATATACACTTCCATAACGGGATTGATCGCTCGCTCACATTCTAATACGTTAAGGCATTTGTCACGGCAGTCAGCAATGTTTAATGCAAATAGCATCGCAAATATCAACATGATAACCTGCAGAAGTCCACAAGCAATCCAAGCCCCGATAAAATGCATGACACTTGCGAATAAAGCAATTGCAGCCAAGCAAtaggcaaaaacaaaaagatacgCCCGCTTACGCTCTCCCCAGGAATGCTTGGAAGGGTAACGAAGCGCATGCCATACATCCGCCTGGTGCTGAAGTATACCCATCAGACGACTACGCTATGGAAAGGAACAATGGCAAAccgaagggaggggggaaacaaaaatagttATGGTGAAAAGTGAATTTAACACTgccaatttaaaaaaaaaaagccacaacaacagcaacaacaaaggaaaggggggaaaataaagaaaagaaaagggaggagggaatAAGGAAGAAACCAAATAGGATgagaggggaggggacacacacaaaaaagaaaaagcaacaagaaacaacaggaaaaaaaaaggcaaaaagggATAA
Proteins encoded in this window:
- a CDS encoding hypothetical protein, conserved (GPI-Anchor Signal predicted for Tb11.01.8040 by DGPI v2.04, no cleavage site predicted); its protein translation is MGILQHQADVWHALRYPSKHSWGERKRAYLFVFAYCLAAIALFASVMHFIGAWIACGLLQVIMLIFAMLFALNIADCRDKCLNVLECERAINPVMEVYIGLRFIQFLHATFLLTNIPMGVSILVALLYSLWRMWCGTYFVDATSLWREVGRLERDSYIHICIEIALIVIYLIAIVFAMVDKYS